A portion of the Kribbella jejuensis genome contains these proteins:
- a CDS encoding DUF6220 domain-containing protein has protein sequence MRATYRVLAGLVAVSVVLQAMFIAWGFFTVGKDVDGGAVFDKNSSDPAGLALHGIFGSSVIPLLALLLLIVSFFAKVDGGVKWALYVFGLVVLQIALAFASFAAPIVGALHGANALALMAVAGIAGRRAAGVPAAAASSTTPA, from the coding sequence ATGAGGGCTACGTATCGAGTGCTGGCCGGGTTGGTTGCGGTCAGTGTGGTGTTGCAGGCGATGTTCATCGCCTGGGGGTTCTTCACGGTGGGCAAGGACGTCGACGGCGGCGCGGTGTTCGACAAGAACTCCAGCGATCCGGCCGGTCTGGCTTTGCACGGGATCTTCGGGTCGTCGGTGATCCCGCTGCTCGCGTTGCTGCTGCTGATCGTCTCGTTCTTCGCGAAGGTCGACGGCGGCGTCAAGTGGGCGCTGTACGTGTTCGGCCTGGTCGTGCTGCAGATCGCGCTGGCGTTCGCGTCGTTCGCCGCACCGATCGTCGGCGCGCTGCACGGGGCGAACGCGCTGGCGCTGATGGCGGTCGCGGGGATCGCCGGTCGCCGGGCGGCCGGCGTACCGGCCGCGGCAGCGTCCAGCACGACGCCGGCATAG
- a CDS encoding carboxymuconolactone decarboxylase family protein, whose amino-acid sequence MAFISTPENPAMFEANRAAAGHIPNFVRTFAARPAVYEAWKQLNGAIKESMDLRRYELATLAAATALKSSYCSLAHGQVLADKFYTSEEVAALVDEPANDPVDRAVMAFARKVALGADAVTQSDVDELKALGLSDTDVLDIALAAAARAFFSKTLDATGTQPDSAFNGLPDALRTALTVGRPIYSG is encoded by the coding sequence ATGGCTTTCATCAGCACGCCCGAGAATCCGGCGATGTTCGAGGCGAACCGGGCCGCGGCCGGGCACATACCCAACTTCGTCCGCACGTTCGCGGCCCGTCCGGCCGTCTACGAAGCGTGGAAACAGCTGAACGGCGCGATCAAGGAGTCGATGGACCTGCGCCGCTACGAGCTCGCGACGCTGGCCGCGGCGACCGCGCTGAAGTCCAGCTACTGCAGCCTCGCGCACGGCCAGGTACTGGCCGACAAGTTCTACACGTCCGAGGAGGTCGCCGCGCTCGTCGACGAGCCCGCGAACGACCCGGTCGATCGCGCCGTGATGGCTTTCGCCCGCAAGGTCGCACTGGGCGCCGACGCCGTCACCCAGTCCGACGTCGACGAGCTGAAGGCACTCGGCCTGAGCGACACCGACGTACTCGACATCGCGCTGGCCGCCGCCGCGCGCGCCTTCTTCTCCAAAACCCTCGACGCCACCGGCACCCAACCCGACTCGGCCTTCAACGGCCTGCCGGACGCACTCCGCACAGCGCTCACCGTCGGCCGCCCGATCTATTCGGGCTGA
- a CDS encoding multicopper oxidase family protein — protein MTARSPSRRALIGILATLVLLAPIAFFWQRSLIPGDLSAMTMGYADYGGGPASAHVHHGTDVSQLTGPVDRTPDVAANLVARKERFDIPGRGPMDGYTLNHTSPGPRIVVRQGELVQVTLHNENVADGITLHWHGVDVPNAEDGVAGVTQDAVRPGQSYVYRFVAKKPGTYWYHSHQVSHEQVQKGLYGVLVVQPTASDVIAAVHTYDKIRTVNGEYGERRVQAPGTTARVRLINTDNGPMAVWVDGAPYKVLAVDGTDVNAPTEVRGKAVLVTAGGRIDLEVPTTTAVRIGLGGGPTTLVIGTGDAPKGTEPRDRVDLLSYGTPKPLGFDPAKATRVFRYDIGRHFGFFDGKPGLWWTINGHQYPDVPMFVVSEGDVVRMTIKNTSGQVHPMHLHGHHVVVLSRNGVRATGSPWWTDSLNVEDKETYDIAFVADNPGIWMDHCHNLPHAAQGLVTHLMYTGVTTKYHLGGGPDNQPE, from the coding sequence GTGACGGCGCGGTCGCCGTCGCGGCGCGCCCTGATCGGCATCCTCGCGACGCTGGTGCTGCTGGCGCCGATCGCGTTCTTCTGGCAGCGGAGCCTGATTCCCGGCGATCTGTCCGCGATGACGATGGGGTACGCCGACTACGGCGGCGGACCGGCGTCCGCGCACGTCCACCACGGTACGGATGTCAGTCAGCTGACTGGTCCGGTCGACCGGACGCCCGACGTCGCGGCGAATCTCGTGGCCCGCAAGGAGCGGTTCGACATCCCGGGCCGCGGGCCGATGGACGGGTACACGCTGAACCACACCTCGCCCGGTCCGCGAATCGTCGTACGGCAGGGGGAGCTGGTGCAGGTCACCCTGCACAACGAGAACGTTGCCGACGGCATCACTTTGCACTGGCACGGCGTCGACGTACCGAACGCGGAGGACGGCGTCGCGGGCGTGACGCAGGACGCGGTCCGGCCCGGCCAGTCGTACGTGTACCGCTTCGTCGCGAAGAAGCCCGGCACCTACTGGTACCACTCGCACCAGGTCTCCCACGAGCAGGTGCAGAAGGGCCTGTACGGCGTACTCGTCGTCCAACCGACCGCGTCCGACGTGATCGCGGCCGTGCACACCTACGACAAGATCCGGACCGTCAACGGCGAGTACGGCGAACGCCGCGTGCAGGCACCCGGTACGACGGCCCGCGTCCGGCTGATCAACACCGACAACGGGCCGATGGCGGTCTGGGTCGACGGCGCGCCGTACAAGGTGCTCGCCGTCGACGGAACGGACGTGAACGCGCCGACCGAGGTCCGTGGGAAGGCCGTACTGGTGACCGCGGGCGGGCGGATCGATCTCGAGGTGCCGACGACGACCGCGGTACGGATCGGCCTCGGCGGCGGGCCGACGACGCTGGTGATCGGTACTGGTGACGCGCCGAAGGGGACCGAACCGCGGGACCGGGTCGACCTGCTCAGCTACGGGACGCCGAAGCCGCTCGGGTTCGACCCGGCGAAGGCGACCCGGGTGTTCCGGTACGACATCGGCCGGCACTTCGGGTTCTTCGACGGCAAGCCTGGGCTGTGGTGGACGATCAACGGCCACCAGTACCCGGACGTGCCGATGTTCGTCGTCAGCGAGGGCGACGTGGTCCGGATGACGATCAAGAACACCTCAGGACAGGTCCATCCGATGCACCTGCACGGCCACCACGTCGTCGTACTCAGCCGCAACGGAGTGCGAGCGACCGGCAGCCCCTGGTGGACGGACTCGCTGAACGTCGAGGACAAGGAGACCTACGACATCGCGTTCGTCGCCGACAACCCCGGCATCTGGATGGACCATTGCCACAACCTCCCGCACGCCGCCCAGGGGCTGGTCACGCACTTGATGTACACGGGCGTCACCACCAAGTACCACCTGGGCGGCGGCCCGGACAATCAGCCCGAATAG